The following are from one region of the Streptomyces fradiae genome:
- the secA gene encoding preprotein translocase subunit SecA, which produces MSVFHKLMRAGEGKILRKLHRIADQVNSIEEDFVNLSDADLRALTDEYKQRYQDGESLDDLLPEAFATVREAAKRVLGQRHYDVQIMGGAALHLGYVAEMKTGEGKTLVGTLPAYLNALSGKGVHLITVNDYLAERDSEMMGRVHRFLGLNVGCILANMTPAQRREQYACDITYGTNNEFGFDYLRDNMAWSQDELVQRGHNFACVDEVDSILVDEARTPLIISGPADQATKWYGDFAKLVTRLVKGEPGNPLKGIEETGDYEVDEKKRTVGIHESGVAKVEDWLGIDNLYESVNTPLVGYLNNAIKAKELFKKDKDYVVIDGEVMIVDEHTGRILAGRRYNEGMHQAIEAKEGVPIKDENQTLATITLQNFFRLYDKLSGMTGTAMTEAAEFHQIYKLGVVPIPTNKPMQRKDQPDLIYRTEVAKFAAVVDDIAEKYEKGQPVLVGTTSVEKSEYLSNQLSKRGVPHEVLNAKHHEREAVIVAQAGRKGAVTVATNMAGRGTDIKLGGNPDDLAEAELRQAGLDPVEHVEEWAAALPGALERAEKAVKAEFEEVKELGGLYVLGTERHESRRIDNQLRGRSGRQGDPGESRFYLSLGDDLMRLFKAQMVERVMAMANVPDDVPIENKMVTRAIASAQAQVESQNFETRKNVLKYDEVLNRQREVIYGERRRVLEGEDLHEQVQHFMDDTIDDYIRQETADGFAEEWDLDRLWSAFKQLYPTKVTVEELEDAAGDRAGITAEFIAESVKDDIHDQYDAREKQLGSDIMRELERRVVLSVLDRKWREHLYEMDYLQEGIGLRAMAQKDPLVEYQREGFDMFSAMMEGIKEESVGYLFNLEVQVEQQVEEVPVQDVAPSLEKQDAVPSGAGRPEIRAKGLDAPQRPDRLHFSAPKVDGDGSVVEGDFGADGEPLDAGDGMTRAERRKAQKSAGGRRRKK; this is translated from the coding sequence GTGTCCGTCTTCCACAAGCTCATGCGTGCAGGCGAAGGCAAGATCCTGCGCAAACTGCACCGCATCGCGGACCAGGTCAACTCCATCGAAGAGGACTTCGTCAACCTCTCCGACGCCGACCTGCGGGCGCTCACGGACGAGTACAAGCAGCGCTACCAGGACGGCGAGTCGCTGGACGACCTGCTTCCGGAGGCGTTCGCCACCGTCCGTGAGGCCGCCAAGCGCGTTCTCGGCCAGCGCCACTACGACGTGCAGATCATGGGCGGTGCCGCCCTCCACCTCGGGTACGTCGCCGAGATGAAGACCGGTGAGGGCAAGACCCTCGTCGGTACCCTCCCGGCGTATCTGAACGCGCTGTCCGGCAAGGGCGTCCACCTGATCACGGTGAACGACTACCTGGCCGAGCGCGACTCCGAGATGATGGGCCGCGTCCACCGCTTCCTCGGTCTGAACGTCGGCTGCATCCTCGCGAACATGACCCCGGCGCAGCGCCGTGAGCAGTACGCGTGCGACATCACGTACGGCACGAACAACGAGTTCGGCTTCGACTACCTGCGCGACAACATGGCGTGGTCCCAGGACGAGCTCGTCCAGCGCGGCCACAACTTCGCGTGCGTCGACGAGGTCGACTCGATCCTGGTCGACGAGGCCCGTACGCCGCTGATCATCTCCGGCCCGGCCGACCAGGCCACCAAGTGGTACGGCGACTTCGCCAAGCTGGTCACCCGCCTCGTCAAGGGCGAGCCCGGCAACCCGCTGAAGGGCATCGAGGAGACCGGCGACTACGAGGTCGACGAGAAGAAGCGCACCGTCGGCATCCACGAGTCCGGTGTCGCCAAGGTCGAGGACTGGCTGGGCATCGACAACCTGTACGAGTCGGTGAACACCCCGCTCGTCGGTTACCTGAACAACGCCATCAAGGCGAAGGAACTGTTCAAGAAGGACAAGGACTACGTCGTCATCGACGGCGAGGTCATGATCGTCGACGAGCACACCGGCCGTATCCTCGCCGGCCGCCGCTACAACGAGGGCATGCACCAGGCCATCGAGGCCAAGGAGGGCGTGCCGATCAAGGACGAGAACCAGACGCTCGCCACGATCACCCTCCAGAACTTCTTCCGCCTCTACGACAAGCTCTCCGGCATGACCGGTACGGCCATGACCGAGGCGGCCGAGTTCCACCAGATCTACAAGCTGGGCGTCGTGCCGATCCCGACGAACAAGCCCATGCAGCGCAAGGACCAGCCGGACCTGATCTACCGGACCGAGGTCGCGAAGTTCGCCGCCGTCGTCGACGACATCGCGGAGAAGTACGAGAAGGGCCAGCCGGTCCTCGTCGGTACGACCTCCGTCGAGAAGTCCGAGTACCTGTCGAACCAGCTCAGCAAGCGCGGCGTGCCGCACGAGGTGCTGAACGCCAAGCACCACGAGCGTGAGGCCGTGATCGTCGCGCAGGCGGGCCGCAAGGGCGCCGTCACGGTGGCCACGAACATGGCCGGCCGCGGTACGGACATCAAGCTCGGCGGCAACCCCGACGACCTCGCCGAGGCGGAGCTGCGGCAGGCGGGCCTGGACCCGGTCGAGCACGTCGAGGAGTGGGCGGCGGCGCTGCCGGGCGCGCTCGAGCGGGCCGAGAAGGCCGTGAAGGCGGAGTTCGAGGAGGTCAAGGAGCTGGGCGGGCTGTACGTGCTCGGCACCGAGCGCCACGAGTCGCGCCGTATCGACAACCAGCTGCGCGGTCGTTCCGGCCGTCAGGGCGACCCGGGCGAGTCCCGCTTCTACCTGTCGCTGGGCGACGACCTGATGCGTCTGTTCAAGGCGCAGATGGTCGAGCGGGTCATGGCCATGGCCAACGTCCCGGACGACGTGCCGATCGAGAACAAGATGGTGACGCGCGCGATCGCGTCCGCGCAGGCGCAGGTCGAGTCGCAGAACTTCGAGACGCGCAAGAACGTCCTGAAGTACGACGAGGTGCTCAACCGGCAGCGCGAGGTCATCTACGGCGAGCGCCGCCGCGTCCTGGAGGGCGAGGACCTGCACGAGCAGGTGCAGCACTTCATGGACGACACGATCGACGACTACATCCGCCAGGAGACCGCCGACGGCTTCGCCGAGGAGTGGGACCTGGACCGGCTGTGGAGCGCGTTCAAGCAGCTCTACCCGACGAAGGTCACGGTCGAGGAGCTGGAGGACGCGGCGGGCGACCGTGCGGGCATCACCGCCGAGTTCATCGCGGAGTCCGTGAAGGACGACATCCACGACCAGTACGACGCGCGCGAGAAGCAGCTCGGCTCGGACATCATGCGCGAGCTGGAGCGCCGGGTCGTGCTGTCGGTCCTGGACCGCAAGTGGCGCGAGCACCTCTACGAGATGGACTACCTCCAGGAGGGCATCGGCCTGCGCGCGATGGCGCAGAAGGACCCGCTGGTCGAGTACCAGCGCGAGGGCTTCGACATGTTCTCCGCGATGATGGAGGGCATCAAGGAGGAGTCCGTCGGCTACCTGTTCAACCTGGAGGTCCAGGTCGAGCAGCAGGTCGAGGAGGTCCCGGTGCAGGACGTGGCGCCGTCGCTCGAGAAGCAGGACGCCGTGCCGTCGGGCGCCGGGCGTCCGGAGATCCGGGCGAAGGGCCTGGACGCGCCGCAGCGTCCGGACCGGCTGCACTTCTCGGCGCCGAAGGTCGACGGTGACGGGTCGGTCGTCGAGGGCGACTTCGGCGCGGACGGTGAGCCGCTGGACGCGGGCGACGGGATGACGCGGGCGGAGCGCCGGAAGGCGCAGAAGAGCGCGGGCGGGCGTCGCCGCAAGAAGTAG
- a CDS encoding response regulator transcription factor, with protein sequence MADSFGPVHGGRTLDQPVNPEGMDSANGASRDEPIRVLVVDDHALFRRGLEIVLAQEEDIQVVGEAGDGAEAVDKAADLLPDIVLMDVRMPKRGGIEACTSIKEVAPSAKIIMLTISDEEADLYDAIKAGATGYLLKEISTDEVATAIRAVADGQSQISPSMASKLLTEFKSMIQRTDERRLVPAPRLTDRELEVLKLVATGMNNRDIAKELFISENTVKNHVRNILEKLQLHSRMEAVVYAMREKILEIR encoded by the coding sequence ATGGCGGACAGCTTCGGGCCGGTGCACGGCGGGCGAACGCTCGACCAGCCGGTGAACCCGGAGGGAATGGATTCGGCCAACGGGGCGTCACGCGACGAGCCGATCCGGGTCCTCGTCGTGGACGATCACGCCCTTTTCCGCCGCGGTCTGGAGATCGTTCTCGCGCAGGAAGAGGACATCCAGGTCGTCGGCGAGGCGGGGGACGGCGCGGAAGCCGTCGACAAGGCGGCCGATCTCCTGCCCGACATCGTCCTGATGGACGTCCGCATGCCCAAGCGGGGCGGAATCGAGGCGTGCACCTCCATCAAGGAGGTCGCCCCCAGCGCGAAGATCATCATGCTGACGATCAGCGACGAGGAGGCCGACCTCTACGACGCGATCAAGGCGGGCGCCACCGGCTATCTCCTCAAGGAGATCTCCACCGACGAGGTCGCCACCGCGATCCGCGCCGTCGCCGACGGGCAGTCGCAGATCAGCCCCTCGATGGCCTCGAAGCTGCTCACCGAGTTCAAGTCGATGATCCAGCGCACCGACGAGCGCCGGCTCGTGCCCGCGCCGCGCCTGACCGACCGCGAGCTGGAGGTCCTCAAGCTCGTCGCCACCGGGATGAACAACCGGGACATCGCCAAGGAGTTGTTCATCTCCGAGAACACCGTGAAGAACCACGTCCGCAACATCCTGGAGAAGCTGCAACTGCACTCCCGGATGGAGGCCGTGGTCTACGCGATGCGGGAGAAGATCCTCGAGATCCGCTGA
- a CDS encoding winged helix-turn-helix domain-containing protein: MTTAPRPAAELSADEARRIALRAQGFLGAPDRRGGVRGVLRHLGQVQLDTISVLARSHELIPYARLGAVGRRAVEEAYWTDGHAFEYWSHAACILPIEEWPHFAFRRRAYRDRPHWNHELSDDAYQAVISQLKTEGPQTATELGGAKNKGEWWDWSDSKIAVERALMFGEVVVTERRGWKRVYDLAERAVPDALLHDDLDDTECLRRLVRQAGEALGVGTRADLADYHRIKGEAFDAVVADSGLVPVTVAGWGKPAWADPAALATEPRGRHRTTLLSPFDSLIWERPRTERIFGFTHRLEAYVPKQKRVYGYFAMPVLAGGRLVGRVDPARDGRTLVARQVTLDGPKAVPAVAQALREAAEWVGCDAVAVERVDAPELAPALVKALG; encoded by the coding sequence ATGACGACCGCCCCGCGCCCCGCCGCCGAACTGTCCGCCGACGAAGCCCGCCGGATCGCCCTGCGGGCCCAGGGGTTCCTCGGCGCCCCCGACCGCCGGGGCGGGGTGCGGGGCGTGCTGCGTCACCTCGGGCAGGTCCAGCTGGACACGATCTCGGTGCTCGCCCGCTCGCACGAGCTGATTCCGTACGCGCGCCTGGGCGCGGTCGGCCGACGCGCCGTCGAGGAGGCGTACTGGACCGACGGCCACGCCTTCGAGTACTGGTCGCACGCGGCCTGCATCCTGCCGATCGAGGAGTGGCCGCACTTCGCCTTCCGCCGCCGCGCCTACCGCGACCGCCCGCACTGGAACCACGAGCTCTCGGACGACGCGTACCAGGCGGTGATCTCCCAGCTGAAGACCGAGGGGCCGCAGACCGCGACCGAGCTCGGCGGCGCCAAGAACAAGGGCGAGTGGTGGGACTGGTCGGACTCGAAGATCGCCGTCGAGCGGGCACTGATGTTCGGCGAGGTGGTCGTGACCGAGCGGCGCGGCTGGAAGCGGGTGTACGACCTGGCGGAGCGCGCCGTGCCGGACGCGCTGCTGCACGACGACCTGGACGACACGGAGTGTCTGCGCCGGCTGGTCCGGCAGGCGGGCGAGGCGCTCGGCGTCGGCACCCGGGCGGACCTCGCCGACTATCACCGGATCAAGGGCGAGGCCTTCGACGCGGTGGTGGCGGACTCGGGTCTGGTGCCGGTGACGGTCGCGGGCTGGGGCAAGCCGGCCTGGGCCGATCCGGCGGCGCTCGCGACCGAGCCGCGCGGCCGGCACCGCACGACGCTGCTGTCGCCCTTCGACTCGCTGATCTGGGAGCGGCCGCGGACCGAGCGCATCTTCGGCTTCACGCACCGCCTGGAGGCGTACGTGCCGAAGCAGAAGCGGGTGTACGGGTACTTCGCGATGCCGGTCCTGGCCGGCGGCCGCCTGGTGGGCCGGGTGGACCCGGCGCGGGACGGGCGCACACTGGTCGCCCGGCAGGTCACCCTGGACGGCCCCAAGGCGGTCCCGGCGGTGGCACAGGCGCTGCGCGAGGCCGCGGAGTGGGTCGGCTGCGACGCGGTGGCGGTGGAGCGGGTCGACGCGCCCGAGCTGGCCCCGGCGCTGGTGAAGGCCCTGGGGTAG
- a CDS encoding GNAT family N-acetyltransferase codes for MEPITLTTGRLRLRPFTPADAGAVYEACQNPAIQRWTQVPAPYTREDAELFVTRIVPDGWRADSDYAFAVEPLDGGPLLAAIGLHARGEGIREVGFWATEEHRGRGYVTEAVGALARWAFASLGVHRLLWRAEVGNVPSRAVAERAGFVVEGVERAGLLNKGTARDCWLGALLPSDLDLPSPVPYLPAKSSAEA; via the coding sequence ATGGAGCCCATCACCCTCACCACGGGCAGGCTGCGCCTGCGCCCCTTCACCCCCGCCGACGCCGGCGCGGTGTACGAGGCCTGCCAGAACCCCGCCATCCAGCGCTGGACCCAGGTCCCCGCGCCGTACACCCGCGAGGACGCCGAACTCTTCGTGACCCGCATCGTCCCGGACGGCTGGCGTGCCGACAGCGACTACGCCTTCGCCGTCGAGCCCCTCGATGGCGGCCCGCTGCTCGCCGCCATCGGCCTGCACGCGCGCGGGGAGGGCATCCGCGAGGTCGGCTTCTGGGCCACCGAGGAGCACCGGGGGCGCGGTTACGTGACGGAGGCCGTGGGCGCGCTCGCCCGGTGGGCCTTCGCCTCGCTCGGCGTGCACCGGCTGCTGTGGCGGGCCGAGGTCGGCAACGTGCCCTCGCGGGCCGTGGCCGAGCGGGCCGGTTTCGTCGTCGAGGGCGTGGAGCGCGCCGGTCTGCTCAACAAGGGCACGGCCCGCGACTGCTGGCTCGGCGCCCTGCTCCCCTCCGACCTGGACCTGCCGTCGCCCGTGCCGTACCTCCCGGCGAAGTCCTCCGCCGAGGCCTGA
- a CDS encoding Rv3235 family protein, which translates to MTTETDTQPQPRPRRTTPRRPAGPAGTRPRGRAGSGPGLRVPPHLMFAERLLAVLSGERPVHWMLGFTVGEAYEQLVQLAPETPLRSAAGPRPVVRRCTARQPGHREAVEACATIATGDRVRAMAFRLERGRDLRWRCAAVELDGLP; encoded by the coding sequence ATGACCACCGAAACGGACACGCAGCCGCAGCCGCGCCCTCGCCGCACGACGCCCCGGAGGCCGGCCGGGCCCGCCGGGACGCGGCCGCGGGGGCGGGCGGGGAGCGGGCCGGGGCTGCGGGTGCCGCCGCATCTGATGTTCGCGGAGCGACTGCTCGCGGTGCTGAGCGGGGAGCGGCCGGTGCACTGGATGCTCGGCTTCACCGTCGGGGAGGCGTACGAGCAGCTGGTGCAGCTCGCGCCCGAGACGCCCCTGCGGTCGGCGGCCGGACCGCGACCGGTGGTGCGGCGCTGCACCGCCCGGCAGCCGGGGCACCGGGAGGCCGTGGAGGCCTGCGCCACGATCGCGACCGGGGACCGGGTCCGGGCCATGGCCTTCCGCCTGGAGCGCGGCCGCGACCTCCGCTGGCGCTGCGCCGCCGTCGAGCTCGACGGCCTGCCGTAG
- the hpf gene encoding ribosome hibernation-promoting factor, HPF/YfiA family yields MDIVVKGRKTEVPERFRKHVAEKLKLEKIQKLDGKVISLDVEVSKEHNPRQADRSDRVEITLHSRGPVIRAEAAAGDPYAALDLASDKLEARLRKQHDKRFTRRGAGRLSAAEVGDVVHGAAELNGSGELVADESENVPTTMMGSIQVQGEGPLVVREKTHSAAPMSLDQALYEMELVGHDFYLFVDSDTKQPSVVYRRHAYDYGVIHLESDPLAEGGGAGGALGG; encoded by the coding sequence GTGGACATCGTCGTCAAGGGCCGCAAGACCGAGGTGCCCGAGCGGTTCCGGAAGCACGTGGCCGAGAAGCTGAAGCTGGAGAAGATCCAGAAGCTCGACGGCAAGGTGATCAGCCTCGACGTCGAGGTGTCCAAGGAGCACAACCCGCGGCAGGCCGACAGGTCGGACCGCGTGGAGATCACCCTCCACTCCCGAGGCCCGGTGATCCGGGCGGAAGCGGCAGCAGGCGACCCGTACGCAGCGCTCGACCTCGCCAGCGACAAGCTGGAGGCCCGACTGCGCAAGCAGCACGACAAGCGGTTCACCCGCCGCGGCGCCGGCCGGCTGTCGGCGGCCGAGGTCGGTGACGTCGTGCACGGCGCCGCCGAGCTCAACGGCAGCGGTGAGCTGGTCGCCGACGAGTCCGAGAACGTGCCCACCACGATGATGGGCTCGATCCAGGTCCAGGGCGAAGGGCCGCTGGTGGTCAGGGAGAAGACCCACAGTGCCGCCCCCATGAGCCTCGACCAGGCGCTCTACGAGATGGAGCTGGTCGGGCACGACTTCTATCTCTTCGTCGACTCCGACACGAAGCAGCCCAGTGTCGTCTACCGGCGACACGCCTACGACTACGGCGTCATCCACCTCGAGAGCGACCCGCTCGCCGAGGGCGGCGGCGCGGGCGGCGCGCTCGGCGGCTGA